The Thioalkalivibrio sulfidiphilus HL-EbGr7 genome includes the window CATCTGGGTGCAGACCGTGCTGCCGCCGGCCATCACCACGGCGCTCTATTTCATCATCTTCGGCGGCCTGATCGGTTCGCGCATCGGCGAGATGGACGGCCTGCGCTACATGGACTTCATCGTCCCCGGCCTGATCATGATGACCATCATCACCAACTCCTACGCCAACGTGGTGTCGTCCTTCTACGGCTCCAAGTTCCAGCATCACATCGAGGAGATGCTGGTGGCCCCTATCCCCAACGCGCTCATCATCCTGGGCTTCGTGGCCGGCGGCGTGTGCCGGGGGCTCACTGTGGGCGTGGCGGTCACCCTGGTGTCGCTGCTGTTCAGTCCCTTCAGCATGCACAGCCTCGGCGTGACGCTCTCGGTGGTGCTGCTCACCTCCGTGCTGTTCTCCCTGGCAGGCCTGATCAACGGCATCTACGCCAAGAGCTTCGACGACATCTCCATCATCCCCACCTTCGTGCTCACCCCGCTCACCTACCTGGGTGGCGTGTTCTATTCCATCACCATGCTGCCGGAGTTCTGGCAGGGGGTCTCACACCTCAATCCCATCCTGTACATGGTCAACGCCTTCCGCTACGGGCTGCTCGGGGTGAGCGACATCAACCTGTGGCTCTCCTACGCCATCATCCTGGGCTTCATCGCCGCGCTGTTTTCCTTCAGCCTGTACCTGCTCAACAAGGGGCATGGCATCCGCAACTGACACAGGCGCCGGATTCCAGCCCCTGGAGCCGGCGGTCCTGGAGTTTCGCGACGGCACGCCCTGGTCGTCGCGCTACGGCGACGTGTACTTCAGCCACGGCCACGGCGCCGAGGAATCCCGCACCGTGTTCCTTGAGGCCAACGGCCTGCCCGAACGCTGGCTCGACCGGGATGTGTTCACCATCGCCGAGACCGGCTTTGGCACCGGGCTCAACTTCCTGCTGACCTGGGATCTCTGGCGCGGCCAGCCGGGAGCCGGCTGGCTGCACTACCTGAGCGTGGAACTGCATCCCTTCACCCGCGAGGACCTGGCCCGGCTGATCTCCACCCTGCCCCGGGCATTGCGTGACCTGGGTGAGGCGCTGCTGGCCCAATACCCGGCGCCGGTGCCCGGCTTTCACCGGCTGTTGTTCCCCGGGGAACGTCTGAGCCTCACCCTGATGTTCGGCGATGCCGTGGACTGCCTGAGCCAGTGCCAGGCGCAGGTGGATGCCTGGTACCTGGATGGCTTTGCCCCGGCACGCAACCAGGCACTGTGGCAGGAGGCCCTGTACGCGCAAGTGGCGCGCCTGACACCGGCAGGCGGAACACTCGCCAGCTTCACCGCCGCAGGCCACGTGCGTCGCGGCCTGGAGACCACGGGTTTTGCCATTGAGCGCCTGCCGGGTTTCGGCCACAAGCGGGAACGCATCCGCGGCCTGAGAAACACACAGGCAGCGACCCCCGACCCCACCCCGCCCTGGTACTCGAACCCGCCCCCCGCCCCACCCGCCGCACGCCAGGCG containing:
- a CDS encoding ABC transporter permease, with translation MSLRRNWIAFQTIVIKEVLRFMRIWVQTVLPPAITTALYFIIFGGLIGSRIGEMDGLRYMDFIVPGLIMMTIITNSYANVVSSFYGSKFQHHIEEMLVAPIPNALIILGFVAGGVCRGLTVGVAVTLVSLLFSPFSMHSLGVTLSVVLLTSVLFSLAGLINGIYAKSFDDISIIPTFVLTPLTYLGGVFYSITMLPEFWQGVSHLNPILYMVNAFRYGLLGVSDINLWLSYAIILGFIAALFSFSLYLLNKGHGIRN